Proteins co-encoded in one Methanotorris formicicus Mc-S-70 genomic window:
- a CDS encoding ABC transporter ATP-binding protein, whose amino-acid sequence MAIIEGKNIWKIYGTGEAKTYALRGVDIAIDEGEFLAIMGPSGCGKSTLLNILGLLDVPTKGEVHIKGKKTTLMNENERAIFRRKISGFIYQQFHLIKTLTSLENVELPLMLDEKNKEYRRKIAKELLKLVGLEDRMNHYPNQLSGGQQQRVAIARALANNPKIIFADEPTGNLDSKSGEVIINILKELHEKGITIVMVTHDANLTKYATRIVKMKDGEIISQH is encoded by the coding sequence ATGGCAATAATAGAAGGAAAAAATATTTGGAAAATTTATGGAACTGGAGAGGCAAAAACCTACGCTTTAAGAGGAGTAGATATTGCCATCGATGAGGGGGAGTTTTTAGCAATAATGGGACCGAGTGGTTGTGGAAAATCAACTCTTCTAAACATTTTAGGACTTTTAGACGTACCTACAAAGGGAGAGGTCCATATAAAAGGCAAAAAAACTACATTGATGAATGAAAATGAAAGGGCAATTTTTAGGAGAAAAATAAGTGGATTTATATACCAACAATTCCATTTAATAAAAACACTAACCTCCCTTGAAAATGTGGAATTGCCATTAATGCTTGATGAAAAAAATAAAGAATATAGAAGAAAGATAGCAAAGGAACTATTAAAACTTGTAGGTTTAGAGGATAGGATGAATCACTATCCTAACCAATTAAGTGGTGGACAGCAGCAAAGAGTGGCTATAGCAAGAGCATTAGCAAACAATCCAAAGATAATATTTGCAGATGAACCGACAGGAAATTTGGATAGCAAAAGCGGTGAAGTGATAATAAATATATTAAAGGAGTTACATGAAAAAGGAATAACGATTGTTATGGTTACCCATGATGCAAATTTAACCAAATATGCCACAAGGATTGTGAAAATGAAGGATGGAGAAATAATATCTCAACATTAA
- a CDS encoding preprotein translocase subunit Sec61beta — protein sequence MSKREDRGLATSAGLVRYMDESLSKIRIEPEKVIGITLSIIIAEVILNYGIFLH from the coding sequence ATGTCCAAAAGAGAAGATAGAGGACTTGCTACAAGTGCTGGATTAGTAAGATATATGGATGAATCACTTTCAAAAATAAGAATAGAGCCAGAAAAGGTTATAGGGATAACTTTGTCCATAATTATTGCAGAGGTTATATTAAACTACGGGATATTCTTACACTAA
- a CDS encoding CBS domain-containing protein, translating to MEVNMVVSDAMSTPVITVNVDTTAYDVANIMKDNNIGCVVVVEKDSKPLGIVTERDLVINIVAKNLKPKDVLIKDIMTTKLVVISPTATLMDAAKKMTEKNVKRLPVVEGDKLLGIITVSDITKISPKIFEIMSEMSKMGGELPYRGDEYIEGICEVCGSQGPVRLVNGRYICDNCIDEL from the coding sequence ATGGAAGTTAATATGGTTGTTAGTGATGCAATGAGTACTCCAGTTATAACTGTTAACGTAGATACAACAGCATACGATGTAGCAAATATAATGAAAGATAATAACATAGGTTGTGTGGTTGTTGTTGAAAAAGACTCAAAACCTTTGGGTATTGTAACAGAGAGGGATTTGGTTATAAATATAGTAGCAAAGAATTTAAAGCCAAAAGATGTTTTGATAAAGGATATAATGACTACAAAATTGGTTGTCATAAGCCCAACAGCAACATTAATGGATGCTGCAAAAAAGATGACTGAGAAGAATGTTAAAAGGCTCCCTGTTGTGGAAGGGGACAAACTCCTCGGTATAATAACAGTCAGCGACATAACAAAAATCTCTCCAAAGATCTTTGAGATTATGTCTGAAATGAGTAAAATGGGTGGGGAACTTCCATACCGTGGGGATGAGTATATTGAAGGTATTTGCGAAGTTTGTGGTAGTCAAGGGCCTGTAAGACTTGTAAATGGAAGATACATATGCGACAATTGTATTGATGAACTTTAA
- a CDS encoding ABC transporter permease, which translates to MKTVDIISFAWKNMKQKRTQSLLTIVGIVIGIVAIVSLVSLGYGVQNYIQDETAKLGANKIQIFPMKQFGTPPTKLFRDKEIKAIKNIRGVDEVLYGWYSGVNVEYGGEKYFVNIFYAKPSLQKSVYSDVGGYGIEKGRWLSDNDNYKCIVGYGIAHNLFKKELDVGDSIYINGKKFKIVGIMTQVGNQQDDNMVMIPMSSGEELFNKKGEYNFIVVKIKEGADIKKISEDIKDALEKSMGTDNFSVLTAEQMAKSIGGILGVLTMFVAGVAGISLLVGAVGISNTMHMSILERRKDIGILKALGAETTTILSIFVVEAGFLGLLGGIVGLIIGIGIAKLVEIIAQNMGYGMIQAWISWELAVGVLGFSFIVGVISGYFPARSGAKLNPIETLRGE; encoded by the coding sequence ATGAAAACAGTTGATATCATTTCATTTGCATGGAAAAACATGAAACAAAAAAGAACTCAAAGTTTGCTAACAATTGTGGGGATTGTAATAGGCATTGTGGCTATAGTCAGCCTTGTTTCTTTGGGGTATGGTGTTCAAAATTACATACAAGATGAAACTGCAAAGTTGGGGGCAAATAAAATACAAATTTTCCCTATGAAACAGTTTGGAACTCCGCCAACCAAACTATTTAGAGATAAAGAGATTAAAGCAATTAAAAATATAAGGGGAGTAGATGAAGTATTATATGGATGGTACAGCGGTGTTAATGTTGAATACGGGGGCGAAAAATATTTCGTAAATATATTCTATGCAAAACCATCTCTTCAAAAATCAGTTTATTCTGATGTCGGAGGGTATGGTATTGAAAAAGGGCGGTGGTTATCAGATAATGATAACTATAAATGTATTGTGGGTTATGGAATAGCACATAACTTATTCAAAAAAGAATTGGACGTAGGGGACTCAATATATATCAATGGAAAAAAATTTAAAATTGTGGGAATCATGACTCAAGTGGGCAACCAGCAAGATGATAATATGGTAATGATACCCATGAGCTCAGGGGAGGAACTATTTAATAAAAAAGGAGAGTATAATTTCATAGTAGTGAAAATTAAAGAAGGTGCAGATATTAAAAAAATATCGGAAGATATAAAAGATGCCTTGGAAAAGTCCATGGGGACGGATAATTTCAGTGTTTTAACTGCTGAACAGATGGCAAAATCAATTGGTGGAATATTAGGTGTTTTAACCATGTTTGTAGCAGGAGTTGCGGGGATATCCTTATTAGTTGGTGCAGTTGGAATCTCCAATACTATGCATATGAGCATCTTGGAAAGAAGAAAAGACATTGGGATTTTAAAAGCACTTGGTGCAGAAACCACGACGATACTATCAATATTTGTGGTTGAAGCAGGATTTTTAGGTTTATTAGGTGGGATTGTGGGCTTGATAATTGGTATAGGTATTGCCAAATTAGTTGAAATAATAGCTCAAAATATGGGGTATGGTATGATTCAAGCATGGATTTCATGGGAGCTCGCAGTTGGAGTTTTAGGGTTCTCATTTATTGTTGGAGTAATTAGCGGATATTTCCCTGCGAGAAGTGGGGCAAAATTAAATCCAATTGAAACATTAAGAGGGGAATAA